The following are encoded together in the Macadamia integrifolia cultivar HAES 741 chromosome 10, SCU_Mint_v3, whole genome shotgun sequence genome:
- the LOC122092110 gene encoding EPIDERMAL PATTERNING FACTOR-like protein 4 isoform X2: MGVLRQHHRRLSSARTALALLFFVIASSAIAHSHFSPIHQLERKETEETKRGNWFQVWEKFLIPRRVARHGSSPPTCQSKCGNCSPCEAVRVRIQTHWKILNDYYAEAWRCKCGNKYFMP; encoded by the exons ATGGGCGTACTACGTCAACACCATCGCCGACTCTCTTCTGCAAGAACTGCCCTTGCTCTCCTCTTCTTTGTCATCGCTTCCTCTGCCATTGCCCACTCTCACTTCTCACCGATTCACCAACTGG AAAGGAAAGAGACAGAGGAGACGAAAAGGGGAAATTGGTTTCAGGTGTGGgagaaatttctgattccgaggaGAGTAGCTAGGCATGGATCGTCTCCGCCGACGTGCCAGTCTAAGTGTGGGAATTGTTCACCTTGTGAGGCAGTGCGTGTGCGTATCCAGACCCATTGGAAAATACTTAATGACTACTACGCTGAAGCTTGGCGTTGCAAATGTGGCAATAAGTACTTCATGCCTTGA
- the LOC122090893 gene encoding protein LIFEGUARD 2-like: MWSQPFRKDEESGSRPLYPMMLESAELRWAFIRKVYSILTMQLVLTVAVAAVVVAYHPISQFFVTTTPGLVLYIVLIILPFIILCPLYYYHQRHPVNMLLLGLFTVTLAFAVGLTCAFTSGKVILESVILTSVVVVSLTLYTFWAARRGYDFSFLGPFLFGAILVLMVFALIQIFFPLGKLSVMIYGALASIIFCGYIIYDTDNLIKRFSYDEYVWAAVSLYLDIINLFLSLLTLFRAADS, encoded by the exons ATGTGGAGCCAGCCCTTCCGGAAAGATGAAGAGTCGGGATCCCGGCCACTTTATCCGATGATGTTGGAGAGTGCAGAGCTCCGATGGGCCTTCATTCGTAAGGTCTATTCAATCCTCACTATGCAGTTGGTTCTTACCGTTGCCGTGGCTGCCGTCGTCGTTGCTTACCATCCAATTTCACAATTCTTTGTCACCACGACGCCTGGCTTGGTGCTTTATATTGTTCTGATTATCTTGCCTTTTATAA TCTTGTGTCCTCTTTATTATTACCACCAGAGGCATCCTGTGAATATGTTGCTTCTAGGATTGTTTACTGTGACGCTTGCGTTCGCCGTTGGATTGACTTGTGCATTCACAAGCG GGAAGGTTATACTGGAATCTGTAATTCTAACATCTGTGGTGGTAGTGAGCCTTACTCTCTACACATTCTGGGCGGCTAGGAGAGGCTATGATTTCAGCTTCCTTGGACCTTTCTTATTTGGGGCAATCTTAGTTCTTATGGTTTTTGCTCTAATACAG ATATTTTTCCCCTTGGGAAAACTTTCAGTTATGATATATGGGGCTTTGGCATCCATTATATTCTGTGGCTACATCATTTACGACACAGACAATTTGATCAAACGCTTTTCTTATGACGAGTATGTTTGGGCTGCAGTATCGCTATATCTGGatatcatcaaccttttccTCTCCCTGCTCACTCTCTTCAGGGCTGCAGACAGTTAG
- the LOC122092051 gene encoding EPIDERMAL PATTERNING FACTOR-like protein 4: protein MGVLRHHHRRLSSARTALALIFFAIASSAIAHSHLSQIHQLVRKETEETKRGNWLQVREQFLIQRRLSGPGSSPPTCRSKCGKCSPCKAVRVPIQPDRKILLEYYPEAWRCKCGNKYFMP, encoded by the exons ATGGGCGTACTACGTCATCACCATCGCCGACTCTCCTCTGCAAGAACTGCCCTTGCCCTAATCTTCTTTGCCATCGCTTCCTCTGCCATTGCCCACTCTCACCTCTCACAGATTCACCAACTGG TAAGGAAAGAGACAGAGGAGACGAAAAGGGGAAATTGGTTGCAGGTGAGGGAGCAATTTCTGATTCAAAGGAGATTATCTGGGCCTGGATCGTCTCCACCGACGTGCCGGTCTAAGTGTGGGAAGTGTTCACCTTGTAAGGCAGTGCGTGTGCCTATCCAGCCTGATCGGAAAATACTTCTTGAGTACTACCCTGAAGCTTGGCGTTGCAAATGTGGCAATAAGTACTTCATGCCTTGA
- the LOC122090825 gene encoding chlorophyllase-2: MSSSSTTTGNNVFEVGEYVTLLVSVQAQSCCSKSSPAISVPPPKPLLIATPSAKGDFPLLLFLHGYLLHNSFYSQLILHIASHGFIVIAPQLYTVAGPDTSEEIKAAAAITDWLSAGLQYVLPPDVRPSLTKLGLAGHSRGGKAAFALALGYTTTSLKFSALMGIDPVDGMDKGKQTPPPVLTYVPRSFDLDMAVLVVGSGLGEVKKNPLFPPCAPKGVNHEDFFNECRAPVSYFVVKDYGHVDMLDDDTKGFKGKATYCFCKNGKAREPMRRFVGGVVVAFMKAYLEGDHTDLMAIRGGKEIGVPVALQTVKFLV, translated from the exons atgtcttcttcttctactacgACTGGAAATAATGTCTTTGAGGTTGGGGAGTACGTGACCTTGCTGGTCTCAGTGCAAGCACAGAGCTGCTGCTCCAAATCATCTCCGGCTATATCTGTTCCTCCGCCGAAGCCACTTTTGATTGCGACGCCGTCGGCGAAAGGAGATTTTCCGTTACTGCTGTTTCTTCACGGATATCTTCTCCACAATTCTTTTTACTCTCAGCTTATTCTTCACATCGCCTCCCATGGCTTCATCGTTATTGCTCCTCAG TTATACACTGTGGCCGGACCAGACACCAGTGAGGAGATCAAGGCTGCGGCAGCAATAACAGATTGGTTATCAGCTGGGCTACAATACGTGCTTCCACCAGATGTAAGGCCAAGTCTAACTAAGCTTGGACTCGCCGGCCACAGCCGTGGTGGCAAGGCTGCCTTTGCTCTTGCTCTTGGATACACCACTACTTCACTAAAGTTTTCAGCCTTAATGGGTATAGACCCCGTGGATGGCATGGACAAAGGGAAGCAAACTCCACCTCCGGTACTCACCTACGTCCCTCGCTCTTTCGATCTCGATATGGCCGTGTTAGTCGTCGGCTCTGGTTTAGGAGAAGTGAAGAAGAACCCTCTCTTCCCTCCTTGTGCTCCCAAAGGTGTCAACCATGAAGATTTCTTCAATGAGTGCCGTGCACCGGTGAGTTATTTTGTTGTGAAAGACTATGGTCATGTAGACATGCTTGATGATGACACTAAGGGATTCAAAGGGAAAGCTACTTATTGTTTTTGTAAAAATGGAAAGGCAAGGGAACCCATGAGGAGATTTGTGGGAGGAGTGGTGGTTGCGTTTATGAAAGCTTATTTAGAAGGTGATCACACTGACTTGATGGCTATAAGGGGAGGCAAAGAAATTGGAGTACCTGTGGCGCTTCAAACTGTTAAGTTCCTTGTATGA
- the LOC122092110 gene encoding EPIDERMAL PATTERNING FACTOR-like protein 4 isoform X1 — protein MGVLRQHHRRLSSARTALALLFFVIASSAIAHSHFSPIHQLGVERKETEETKRGNWFQVWEKFLIPRRVARHGSSPPTCQSKCGNCSPCEAVRVRIQTHWKILNDYYAEAWRCKCGNKYFMP, from the exons ATGGGCGTACTACGTCAACACCATCGCCGACTCTCTTCTGCAAGAACTGCCCTTGCTCTCCTCTTCTTTGTCATCGCTTCCTCTGCCATTGCCCACTCTCACTTCTCACCGATTCACCAACTGG GTGTAGAAAGGAAAGAGACAGAGGAGACGAAAAGGGGAAATTGGTTTCAGGTGTGGgagaaatttctgattccgaggaGAGTAGCTAGGCATGGATCGTCTCCGCCGACGTGCCAGTCTAAGTGTGGGAATTGTTCACCTTGTGAGGCAGTGCGTGTGCGTATCCAGACCCATTGGAAAATACTTAATGACTACTACGCTGAAGCTTGGCGTTGCAAATGTGGCAATAAGTACTTCATGCCTTGA